Proteins encoded in a region of the Osmerus mordax isolate fOsmMor3 chromosome 17, fOsmMor3.pri, whole genome shotgun sequence genome:
- the LOC136960069 gene encoding LOW QUALITY PROTEIN: SIN3-HDAC complex-associated factor-like (The sequence of the model RefSeq protein was modified relative to this genomic sequence to represent the inferred CDS: inserted 2 bases in 1 codon), which yields MFGFHKPKMYRSTDGCCICRAKSSSSRFTDSQRYEGDFQSCFRLGEVRCGEICNACVLLVKRWKKLPAGSKKNWNHVVDAKGGPSVKTNVKFRQMKKVRPSQISRVQSELKRHNSDAHSTTSSASPAQSPTYSNQSDEGSDSELSPDSACSPVFSFLDLTYWKRRKVCCGIIYKGRYGEVLIDPHLYKPCCQKXNKSARRRRRRRTGRVEEIRQRLPSCLTAPHPPPVEKEGEGGSWGQGSGDDNIVTGKETKNSRESLRFSDTCMSSK from the exons ATGTTTGGCTTCCACAAGCCGAAGATGTACAGGAGTACAGACGGCTGCTGCATATGTCGGGCCAAGTCCTCCAGCTCTCGCTTCACCGACAGCCAGCGCTACGAGGGGGACTTCCAGAGCTGCTTTCG GCTGGGAGAGGTGCGGTGTGGGGAGATCTGCAATGCCTGCGTCCTCCTGGTGAAAAGATGGAAGAAGCTTCCGGCAGGTTCCAAGAAGAACTGGAACCAT GTCGTCGACGCCAAGGGCGGCCCTAGCGTCAAGACCAATGTGAAATTCAGGCAAATGAAGAAGGTGAGGCCAAGCCAGATCAGCCGAGTGCAGAGCGAGCTGAAGAGACACA ACTCGGATGCTCACAGCACCACCTCCAGTGCCTCGCCGGCCCAGTCTCCCACCTACAGCAACCAATCGGATGAGGGCTCAGACAGCGAACTCTCGCCTGACTCCGcctgctctcctgtcttctccttcCTGGACCTGACCTACTGGAAAAG ACGGAAGGTGTGCTGTGGCATTATCTACAAGGGCCGCTACGGGGAGGTCCTGATAGACCCCCACCTCTACAAGCCCTGCTGCCAGAA AAACAAGagcgcgaggaggaggaggaggaggaggacgggcaGGGTAGAGGAGATAAGGCAGCGATTACCCAGCTGCCTGacagccccccatccccccccggtggaaaaagagggagagggggggagctgggggcagggtaGTGGTGATGACAACATTGTCACTGGCAAAGAGACAAAAAATTCACGTGAAAGTCTGCGTTTCTCTGATACCTGCATGAGCTCCAAATAA